One window from the genome of Phalacrocorax aristotelis chromosome 28, bGulAri2.1, whole genome shotgun sequence encodes:
- the OLFM2 gene encoding noelin-2 isoform X2, which yields MRFFSGLLFLLSAGSPAMQTLFQSPDEGWQVYTSAQAPDGKCLCTAVIPVQGTCSRDLRSHQLRQLMEKVQNISQSMEVLDLRTYRDLQYVRNTESLMKGLDSRLKVAADSQKSLNAKSFQELKDKMTELLPLMPVLDQYKSDTRLIVHLKEEVRNLSGSLLAIQEEMGAYDYEELQQRVLMLEARLHACMQKLGCGKLTGVSNPITIRASGSRFGSWMTDTMTPSADSRVWYMDGYYKGRRVLEFRTLNDFVTGQNFVQHLLPHPWAGTGHVVFNGSLYYNKYQSNIAVKYHFRSRSVLVQRSLAGAGYNNTFPYSWGGFSDIDFMVDESGLWAVYTTNQNAGNIVVSRVDPQTLEVLRSWDTGYPKRSAGESFMICGTLYVTNSHLAGAKIYFAYYTNTSSYEYTDIPFHNQYSHISMLDYNPRERVLYTWNNGHQVIYNVTLFHVIKTSGEL from the exons ATGCGCTTCTTCTCcggcctcctcttcctcctctccgCCGGTTCCCCCGCGATGCAG ACCCTCTTCCAGAGCCCCGACGAGGGCTGGCAGGTTTATACCTCGGCTCAAGCCCCTGATGGCAAATGCCTCTGCACGGCCGTCATCCCTGTCCAGGGCACCTGCTCCCGCGACCTGCGCAGCCACCAGCTCCGCCAGCTCATGGAGAAG GTGCAGAACATCTCCCAGTCGATGGAGGTGCTGGACCTCCGGACCTACCGGGACCTCCAGTACGTGCGCAACACCGAGTCCCTGATGAAGGGCTTGGACTCCAGGCTGAAGGTGGCTGCTGACAGCCAGAAGAGCCTCAACGCCAAGAGCTTCCAG GAGCTCAAGGACAAGATGAcggagctgctgcctctgatGCCCGTCCTGGATCAGTACAAGTCGGACACGAGGCTGATCGTGCACCTGAAGGAGGAGGTGAGGAACCTCTCCGGGAGCTTGCTGGCCATCCAGGAGGAGATGGGCGCCTACGACTACgaggagctgcagcagcggGTGCTGATGCTGGAGGCACGGCTGCACGCCTGCATGCAAAAACTGG GCTGCGGGAAGCTGACGGGTGTCAGTAACCCCATCACCATCCGAGCATCGGGCTCCCGCTTTGGGTCGTGGATGACAGACACGATGACGCCCAGCGCTGACAGCCGG GTGTGGTACATGGACGGTTACTACAAGGGCCGCCGCGTCTTGGAGTTTCGGACCTTGAACGACTTCGTGACGGGGCAGAACTTCGTGCAGCATCTCCTGCCGCATCCCTGGGCTGGCACCGGCCACGTGGTCTTCAACGGGTCCCTCTACTACAACAAATACCAGAGTAACATCGCCGTGAAGTACCACTTTCGCTCCCGCAGCGTGCTGGTGCAGCGCAGCCTCGCCGGCGCCGGCTACAACAACACCTTCCCTTACTCTTGGGGTGGTTTCTCCGACATCGACTTCATGGTGGATGAGAGCGGGCTGTGGGCCGTCTACACCACCAACCAAAACGCCGGCAACATCGTGGTGAGCCGGGTGGACCCCCAGACGCTGGAGGTTCTGCGTAGCTGGGACACGGGTTACCCCAAACGAAGCGCCGGAGAGTCCTTCATGATCTGCGGCACGCTCTACGTCACCAACTCGCACCTTGCCGGCGCCAAGATCTATTTTGCCTACTACACAAACACTTCCAGCTATGAATACACGGATATTCCCTTCCACAACCAGTACTCCCACATATCCATGCTGGACTACAACCCACGGGAGAGGGTGCTCTACACCTGGAACAACGGCCACCAGGTCATCTACAACGTCACGCTCTTCCACGTCATAAAGACATCGGGTGAGCTGTGA
- the OLFM2 gene encoding noelin-2 isoform X1 has product MTVPLLKIGAVLSTMAMVTNWMSQTLPSLVGLNGTAVSRAGTSEKITLFQSPDEGWQVYTSAQAPDGKCLCTAVIPVQGTCSRDLRSHQLRQLMEKVQNISQSMEVLDLRTYRDLQYVRNTESLMKGLDSRLKVAADSQKSLNAKSFQELKDKMTELLPLMPVLDQYKSDTRLIVHLKEEVRNLSGSLLAIQEEMGAYDYEELQQRVLMLEARLHACMQKLGCGKLTGVSNPITIRASGSRFGSWMTDTMTPSADSRVWYMDGYYKGRRVLEFRTLNDFVTGQNFVQHLLPHPWAGTGHVVFNGSLYYNKYQSNIAVKYHFRSRSVLVQRSLAGAGYNNTFPYSWGGFSDIDFMVDESGLWAVYTTNQNAGNIVVSRVDPQTLEVLRSWDTGYPKRSAGESFMICGTLYVTNSHLAGAKIYFAYYTNTSSYEYTDIPFHNQYSHISMLDYNPRERVLYTWNNGHQVIYNVTLFHVIKTSGEL; this is encoded by the exons ATGACGGTGCCGCTGCTGAAGATCGGGGCCGTGCTGAGCACCATGGCCATGGTCACCAACTGGATGTCCCAGACGTTGCCCTCGCTGGTGGGGCTCAACGGTACCGCCGTGTCACGGGCCGGTACCTCCGAGAAGATC ACCCTCTTCCAGAGCCCCGACGAGGGCTGGCAGGTTTATACCTCGGCTCAAGCCCCTGATGGCAAATGCCTCTGCACGGCCGTCATCCCTGTCCAGGGCACCTGCTCCCGCGACCTGCGCAGCCACCAGCTCCGCCAGCTCATGGAGAAG GTGCAGAACATCTCCCAGTCGATGGAGGTGCTGGACCTCCGGACCTACCGGGACCTCCAGTACGTGCGCAACACCGAGTCCCTGATGAAGGGCTTGGACTCCAGGCTGAAGGTGGCTGCTGACAGCCAGAAGAGCCTCAACGCCAAGAGCTTCCAG GAGCTCAAGGACAAGATGAcggagctgctgcctctgatGCCCGTCCTGGATCAGTACAAGTCGGACACGAGGCTGATCGTGCACCTGAAGGAGGAGGTGAGGAACCTCTCCGGGAGCTTGCTGGCCATCCAGGAGGAGATGGGCGCCTACGACTACgaggagctgcagcagcggGTGCTGATGCTGGAGGCACGGCTGCACGCCTGCATGCAAAAACTGG GCTGCGGGAAGCTGACGGGTGTCAGTAACCCCATCACCATCCGAGCATCGGGCTCCCGCTTTGGGTCGTGGATGACAGACACGATGACGCCCAGCGCTGACAGCCGG GTGTGGTACATGGACGGTTACTACAAGGGCCGCCGCGTCTTGGAGTTTCGGACCTTGAACGACTTCGTGACGGGGCAGAACTTCGTGCAGCATCTCCTGCCGCATCCCTGGGCTGGCACCGGCCACGTGGTCTTCAACGGGTCCCTCTACTACAACAAATACCAGAGTAACATCGCCGTGAAGTACCACTTTCGCTCCCGCAGCGTGCTGGTGCAGCGCAGCCTCGCCGGCGCCGGCTACAACAACACCTTCCCTTACTCTTGGGGTGGTTTCTCCGACATCGACTTCATGGTGGATGAGAGCGGGCTGTGGGCCGTCTACACCACCAACCAAAACGCCGGCAACATCGTGGTGAGCCGGGTGGACCCCCAGACGCTGGAGGTTCTGCGTAGCTGGGACACGGGTTACCCCAAACGAAGCGCCGGAGAGTCCTTCATGATCTGCGGCACGCTCTACGTCACCAACTCGCACCTTGCCGGCGCCAAGATCTATTTTGCCTACTACACAAACACTTCCAGCTATGAATACACGGATATTCCCTTCCACAACCAGTACTCCCACATATCCATGCTGGACTACAACCCACGGGAGAGGGTGCTCTACACCTGGAACAACGGCCACCAGGTCATCTACAACGTCACGCTCTTCCACGTCATAAAGACATCGGGTGAGCTGTGA
- the LOC142048833 gene encoding microtubule-associated protein 1 light chain 3 gamma-like: MAGLRGQILPTLQAAAATSSSFSSFQKMQRGNGSFCPFKQRKSLATRMHEVTEIRIKYPNKIPVVVERYQKEKTLPPLNRSKFLVSQDLPLSQFAVTLRTRLCLASSQTFYLLVNNKGLPNMAITMQELYRDNKDEDGFLYLTYASQEMFGSSSSSEPVAA; the protein is encoded by the exons atgGCAGGGCTCAGGGGACAGATCCTGCCCACACTTCAAGCTGCTgccgccacctcctcctccttctcctccttccagaAGATGCAACGAGGCAATGGCAGCTTTTGCCCGttcaagcaaaggaaaagcctCG CCACCAGGATGCACGAAGTGACAGAGATCCGGATAAAATACCCCAACAAGATCCCG gtggTTGTGGAGCGCTACCAGAAGGAGAAGACTTTACCTCCCTTAAACAGGTCCAAGTTTCTGGTGTCCCAGGACCTGCCCCTGTCCCAGTTTGCTGTCACCCTGCG GACGCGGCTCTGCCTGGCCTCATCCCAGACCTTCTACCTGCTGGTGAACAACAAAGGGCTGCCGAACATGGCCATCACCATGCAGGAGCTGTACCGTGACAACAAGGATGAGGATGGCTTTCTCTACCTGACCTACGCCTCCCAGGAGATGTTCGGCAGCTCTTCCTCCAGCGAGCCGGTGGCTGCTTGA